Proteins encoded by one window of Nitrospira sp. MA-1:
- a CDS encoding YkgJ family cysteine cluster protein codes for MPQTIPVIPGPQVVPSAVCFRCDVCCRFPEQDSFLRPYFTEDEIRQAVTHGILSSSFPDHRGSQIEVVRHPNDEGFLCPAFDPITQHCRIYEVRPLDCQLYPFALMWNAQHEKVVLGWDTLCPFLLEQAGEENPFRKADPQPSALTIPKAIMEQAQRVAIYLESDNVLNALAGHPRLVTPFQPDVVVLHTLDRLTETLRSSTTHDKR; via the coding sequence ATGCCTCAGACAATCCCCGTCATTCCTGGTCCACAAGTCGTTCCCTCGGCCGTCTGTTTTCGATGCGACGTCTGCTGTCGTTTCCCTGAACAGGACAGCTTCCTCAGACCGTACTTTACGGAAGATGAAATTCGACAGGCCGTCACACACGGCATCCTTTCCTCTTCCTTTCCTGATCATCGGGGCAGTCAGATTGAAGTCGTCCGACATCCCAATGATGAAGGATTTCTCTGTCCCGCCTTTGATCCCATCACACAACACTGTCGCATTTATGAGGTGCGTCCTCTGGATTGTCAATTATATCCCTTCGCACTTATGTGGAATGCCCAACACGAGAAAGTCGTGCTTGGATGGGATACTCTGTGCCCGTTTCTTCTCGAACAAGCCGGGGAAGAAAACCCTTTCAGGAAAGCTGACCCACAACCTTCAGCGCTGACCATTCCAAAGGCGATCATGGAACAGGCCCAACGTGTGGCGATCTATTTGGAATCGGATAATGTTCTCAATGCCCTAGCCGGTCATCCCCGATTAGTGACTCCGTTTCAACCCGATGTCGTCGTGTTGCACACACTCGATCGCCTGACCGAGACTCTTCGATCCTCCACTACACACGATAAGCGTTGA
- a CDS encoding 2'-deoxycytidine 5'-triphosphate deaminase, with product MLDSKKTGILSFQHLRALVRQRVIRADVPITPKQIQPASLDLRLGTKAYRLLSSFLPEPSDQQSQFTIEDLYRSDMVMYDMDLTNGAILEKGHVYLVPLMERVKLPKDIRGRTNPKSSTGRLDIFTRVVTDLHVGFDEIRSGYEGPLFLEIVPRSFTIRVQAGLALNQLRLMSGKPMVSDSGLRTVHRKTPLLFHNGDSGKTDLPLSGKELRMNNGLFLSVDLQGSSDHSEAIVGYRAKKNSHVIDLSLVGHYAATDFWEPLKRNAAATMLLEPEEFYILASKERIQVPPGYSSEMVAYEAACGELRTHYAGFFDPGFGYANPNRKGTQVVLEVRPHDVPFRIHDGQTFFKVVYEKMRDIPMQLYGSALGSSYFQQGLTLSKHFKW from the coding sequence ATGCTGGATTCGAAGAAAACAGGCATTCTGTCTTTTCAACATCTTCGTGCGCTGGTTCGTCAGCGCGTGATCCGAGCCGATGTGCCCATCACCCCCAAGCAAATTCAACCGGCCAGTCTCGATTTACGGCTGGGAACTAAGGCCTACCGTCTCCTGAGCAGTTTTCTGCCAGAGCCATCCGATCAGCAATCACAGTTTACGATTGAGGACCTCTACCGGTCCGATATGGTGATGTACGATATGGATCTGACCAATGGGGCGATTCTGGAAAAAGGCCATGTCTACCTCGTCCCCTTGATGGAGCGGGTGAAGCTGCCCAAAGATATCCGCGGTCGAACCAATCCAAAAAGTTCCACGGGAAGGTTGGATATTTTTACCCGCGTGGTGACGGATCTCCATGTGGGCTTCGATGAAATCCGCTCGGGGTATGAAGGCCCGTTATTTTTGGAAATCGTGCCGCGGTCGTTTACGATACGAGTGCAGGCTGGATTGGCTCTCAATCAATTGCGATTAATGTCAGGAAAGCCCATGGTCTCGGATTCAGGGTTGCGGACCGTTCATCGCAAGACTCCCTTGCTGTTTCATAATGGAGATTCGGGAAAAACGGATCTGCCCCTATCAGGCAAGGAACTCCGGATGAATAACGGTCTGTTTTTAAGTGTCGATCTGCAAGGATCGAGTGACCATTCCGAGGCGATTGTGGGTTACCGGGCCAAAAAGAACAGTCATGTCATTGATCTCAGTCTGGTGGGCCACTATGCCGCGACCGATTTTTGGGAACCGCTCAAACGCAATGCCGCGGCTACGATGCTATTGGAGCCGGAAGAGTTTTATATCCTGGCCTCCAAGGAACGTATCCAGGTTCCACCTGGGTATTCATCGGAAATGGTGGCGTATGAAGCCGCCTGCGGGGAATTACGAACCCATTATGCCGGGTTCTTCGATCCGGGCTTTGGCTATGCCAACCCAAACCGGAAAGGCACCCAGGTGGTTTTGGAGGTTCGCCCTCACGATGTGCCCTTCCGTATTCATGACGGACAGACATTTTTTAAGGTTGTTTACGAAAAGATGCGTGATATTCCCATGCAGTTATATGGATCGGCTTTGGGGTCATCCTATTTCCAGCAGGGTCTCACACTCAGCAAACATTTTAAGTGGTAA
- a CDS encoding TIGR04283 family arsenosugar biosynthesis glycosyltransferase codes for MDIAVIIPVLNEQKALAVLLPELLSSFGFEELIIVDGGSWDQTTDVARTICQSAPNVHTQIINGPRGRASQMNAGAALAKSDILVFLHADTQLPRNARQVVTQAMDDQGCVGGRFDVRFPQDTGYAWMVSRLMNLRSRWSGISTGDQTMFVRRSVFEALGGFANIPLMEDIEFSRRLKRVGPIAALRAKVVTSFRRWDQHGPLRTIVRMWILRAWYWLGWDPRRLQQYYDTVR; via the coding sequence ATGGACATCGCCGTGATCATTCCGGTCTTGAATGAACAGAAGGCATTGGCTGTGCTGTTGCCTGAATTGCTGTCATCATTCGGATTTGAGGAGCTGATAATTGTGGATGGCGGTAGTTGGGATCAAACGACGGATGTGGCAAGGACGATCTGTCAATCGGCACCTAATGTCCACACTCAAATTATCAACGGGCCACGTGGTCGGGCCTCCCAAATGAATGCAGGGGCCGCTCTGGCCAAATCGGACATTCTGGTGTTTTTGCATGCAGACACTCAATTGCCCCGCAATGCCAGACAAGTGGTGACACAGGCTATGGACGATCAGGGGTGTGTTGGTGGCCGGTTTGATGTACGTTTCCCACAGGACACCGGTTATGCATGGATGGTGAGCCGGCTCATGAATCTTCGCTCACGCTGGTCGGGGATTTCCACCGGCGATCAAACCATGTTTGTGCGACGTTCAGTGTTTGAAGCGTTGGGAGGCTTTGCAAATATTCCTCTGATGGAAGATATTGAATTCAGCCGCCGGTTGAAGCGAGTTGGTCCGATCGCGGCTCTGCGAGCTAAAGTCGTCACCTCGTTTCGACGGTGGGACCAGCACGGCCCACTCCGCACGATCGTGCGCATGTGGATACTCCGCGCGTGGTATTGGCTAGGATGGGATCCTCGTCGTCTTCAGCAGTATTATGACACCGTCCGGTAA
- a CDS encoding glutathione S-transferase N-terminal domain-containing protein translates to MSDTLNSMSMKLYHTEWCPECQVVREKLDELGLPYEHEVVPDVRPFRKKLYEVSGQNYVPVLVHGETVLTETSDILAYLDDYDDHGAPSGEATKPPSSHLDERNH, encoded by the coding sequence ATGTCTGATACTCTTAACAGCATGAGCATGAAACTGTATCACACGGAGTGGTGTCCGGAATGCCAAGTTGTCCGCGAGAAATTGGACGAATTGGGACTGCCCTACGAACATGAAGTTGTACCGGATGTTCGCCCGTTCCGGAAAAAACTATATGAAGTCTCAGGACAAAATTATGTCCCGGTGTTGGTTCATGGAGAAACGGTGTTGACGGAGACATCCGATATCTTGGCATATCTGGACGACTACGATGACCATGGCGCTCCCTCCGGGGAAGCCACCAAGCCACCCTCCAGCCACCTTGATGAAAGGAATCATTAA
- a CDS encoding SDR family oxidoreductase translates to MNERVALITGGARGIGRGIALDLAAKDWKVAICYRTSQLEAQDVVRTIKEKGGKALAIQCDVSDAIAAVQLVQQVENTWDRIDALINGAGPYHRVPLFDETTDGWSEMFNNNLHPIFYLAKAVAPGMKARQSGRIISFGMANADKMEAQSHVTAHYIAKAGVLILTRTLAKILAPDGITVNAVSPGFIDSGSAPPGELDGIAKKIPAGYIGEIQDTVQAVRYFLSDEARYVTGANLHVSGGWGV, encoded by the coding sequence ATGAACGAGCGGGTGGCGTTGATCACTGGTGGAGCAAGGGGAATTGGGCGTGGTATCGCCCTGGACTTAGCCGCCAAGGATTGGAAGGTGGCGATTTGTTATCGCACCAGTCAGTTGGAGGCGCAGGATGTCGTGCGCACCATTAAAGAGAAAGGCGGAAAGGCCTTGGCCATTCAGTGTGATGTCTCAGATGCCATTGCTGCTGTCCAGCTTGTTCAGCAAGTGGAAAATACATGGGACCGGATTGATGCGCTGATCAACGGGGCGGGACCTTACCATCGGGTGCCGCTTTTTGATGAAACCACCGATGGCTGGTCGGAGATGTTCAACAATAATCTTCACCCGATCTTCTATCTCGCGAAGGCTGTCGCCCCAGGGATGAAGGCTAGGCAATCCGGACGGATCATTTCGTTCGGCATGGCCAACGCGGACAAAATGGAAGCCCAATCGCATGTGACCGCCCATTATATTGCCAAGGCCGGCGTGCTCATTCTTACCAGGACGTTGGCGAAAATCCTCGCTCCCGATGGTATTACCGTGAATGCGGTTTCACCAGGATTTATTGATTCAGGGAGCGCACCACCTGGAGAACTTGACGGGATAGCAAAAAAAATTCCGGCCGGTTATATCGGGGAAATCCAAGATACCGTTCAAGCCGTTCGTTATTTCCTATCTGACGAGGCTCGATACGTGACGGGAGCCAACCTGCACGTGAGCGGAGGCTGGGGAGTATGA
- a CDS encoding CbbQ/NirQ/NorQ/GpvN family protein codes for MKGLEFGIEQFRVTEEPFYQEVNGEIDLFSVGAKNKIPVMLKGPTGCGKTRFVQHMAHRLNRPLITVACHEDLTASDLIGRYLLKGEETVWVDGPLTLGVKHGALVYLDEVVEARKDTTVLIHPLSDDRRFLPIEKKGQILEAVDDFLLVISYNPGYQSVLKELKQSTKQRFMAIEFGYPPKDIETRIVEHEAQVSRDIAVRLVKLGEKVRNLRNHGLEEGVSTRLLIYAGTLMQQGVAPERACDAAITRPITDDTDMQRSIQELVKAIF; via the coding sequence ATGAAGGGTCTTGAATTCGGTATTGAACAATTCCGGGTTACCGAGGAGCCGTTTTATCAGGAAGTGAACGGAGAAATTGATTTGTTCTCCGTCGGGGCAAAAAACAAGATCCCCGTCATGCTGAAAGGCCCTACTGGATGCGGGAAAACCCGGTTTGTCCAGCATATGGCTCATCGGCTTAATCGGCCCTTGATCACCGTTGCCTGCCATGAAGATTTGACGGCCTCCGATTTGATCGGACGATACCTATTAAAAGGTGAAGAAACCGTGTGGGTGGATGGTCCGCTCACTTTGGGAGTCAAACATGGCGCCCTGGTCTATCTGGATGAGGTGGTCGAAGCCAGAAAAGATACGACGGTGCTGATCCATCCATTAAGTGATGACCGACGGTTTTTGCCCATTGAAAAAAAAGGACAGATTCTTGAAGCCGTGGATGATTTTTTACTGGTGATCTCCTATAACCCCGGATATCAAAGCGTCTTAAAAGAGTTGAAACAAAGCACCAAGCAGCGCTTCATGGCCATCGAATTTGGTTATCCTCCCAAAGATATCGAAACCAGGATAGTGGAGCATGAAGCCCAGGTCTCCAGGGACATTGCCGTCCGGTTAGTCAAATTGGGTGAAAAGGTACGAAATCTCCGTAACCATGGCCTGGAAGAAGGCGTGAGTACCCGACTATTAATTTACGCCGGGACCTTGATGCAACAGGGCGTTGCCCCCGAGCGGGCTTGCGATGCCGCCATAACCCGCCCCATCACGGACGACACCGATATGCAACGCAGCATTCAGGAACTCGTGAAGGCCATTTTCTAG
- a CDS encoding KamA family radical SAM protein, which yields MDDWKKVLAASITKPKDLAKHLGVDPKEVEAVVGPYPMRITPTVLATIKSKGDAIWKQVVPEAIELDDIDAPDDPLEEDTDSPVPHLVHRYPDRVLLMVTNQCPIYCRFCTRKRLVGKPGFLKKGELDRAVAYLREHTEVRDVILSGGDPLLLPDRLIERILKGLRSIPHLELIRFGTRVPGTLPQRITPELCDIVKRFHPIYMNLHFNHPDELTPEVKESCGRLADAGVPLGAQTVLLKGVNDDPEIMKRLMHQLLLARVKPYYLYQADLTKGTNHFRTTVETGLKIIQSLQGHTSGMAVPHFVIDAPGGGGKIPLLPNDYLLNLDENGAVLKNYENKTYHYPQPTSGNGRELPMVGAPASQDMCGAGAMDDY from the coding sequence ATGGATGATTGGAAAAAGGTCCTCGCCGCAAGTATCACCAAACCCAAGGATTTAGCCAAACATCTTGGGGTCGATCCCAAGGAGGTGGAAGCCGTGGTCGGGCCCTATCCGATGCGGATTACCCCGACTGTGCTGGCAACAATTAAAAGTAAAGGGGATGCGATCTGGAAACAGGTCGTCCCCGAGGCCATTGAACTGGATGATATTGATGCCCCGGACGATCCGTTGGAGGAAGATACGGACAGCCCGGTTCCTCACTTGGTCCACCGATATCCTGATCGCGTCTTGCTGATGGTGACCAACCAATGTCCAATCTATTGCCGGTTCTGCACGAGAAAACGGCTGGTTGGAAAACCGGGGTTTCTCAAGAAGGGTGAGTTGGATCGAGCGGTGGCGTACCTCAGAGAGCATACTGAAGTTCGGGACGTCATCCTGTCTGGGGGTGACCCGTTGTTGTTGCCTGATCGCCTCATTGAGAGAATTCTGAAAGGCCTTCGATCCATCCCGCATTTAGAATTGATTCGGTTTGGGACCCGTGTGCCGGGGACTCTCCCTCAACGGATTACTCCAGAATTGTGTGATATCGTGAAACGCTTCCATCCCATCTATATGAATTTGCATTTCAACCATCCGGATGAGTTGACGCCGGAAGTCAAGGAGTCTTGCGGTCGATTGGCCGATGCCGGGGTGCCCTTGGGAGCCCAAACCGTCTTGCTGAAAGGGGTGAATGATGATCCTGAAATCATGAAACGCCTGATGCATCAACTGTTGTTGGCCAGAGTGAAACCCTATTACCTCTATCAAGCTGACCTCACCAAGGGGACGAATCATTTTCGGACCACGGTGGAAACGGGGTTGAAAATTATTCAATCCCTTCAGGGGCATACCAGTGGCATGGCTGTTCCCCACTTTGTCATTGATGCGCCTGGAGGTGGCGGAAAGATTCCACTGTTGCCCAACGATTATTTATTGAATTTAGATGAGAACGGGGCAGTCTTAAAAAATTACGAAAATAAAACCTATCATTATCCTCAGCCGACTTCGGGAAACGGGCGTGAATTGCCAATGGTAGGCGCCCCAGCGTCCCAGGATATGTGCGGCGCCGGCGCCATGGATGATTATTGA
- a CDS encoding TonB-dependent receptor — translation MKKRSNYSLFSGLIGGILFFFANTLLYAGSEEQNQTSPAAIDLDLIKEDLEFLKEENVSIAAAHEQPISDAPSNVYVITAEDISQSGAVDLPTVLRRIPGLEVIQMTGAHFDVSMRGDNQNRANKLLVLVDGRSIYLDPQGDMLWKAIPITLPEIKQIEVLKGPASAIYGFNAYDGVINIITKSAEEMKGLTVQAGGGEFSTAMISAIYGGRFEDLSYRISYGHDQTNEWDDRDKKAFGSNKFNIATTYALPGDTAVKLSGGFLTSSQYDGPIVDIVDISSQKPEQGYVNAAYEGANYFLRGYWTNLHQPSDVNAFSPQISPFISFFSPQNGSSEQVLNWNSYNVEGQHRLEIGATNQLTYGFNYRYNSTTSNFLSGSNHENRLGLYVQEEWEPISMLTAVAGLRFDMDTYINPTYSPRGSLIFKPSENHAFRLTAAIAYRAPTIFETHTDSRANFFFPGIPPFVPPFTTVNSLTGNQNLKPEKITSYELSYQGWYFKHRLRTRASLFLNNLKDLIAQVPVGNTVNLTFDNAPGEATIKGVEAGAEYLAMPWLTGFANFSYQDISQSLTGIARRGGPQWKVNGGLRADLDNGLNGEAAVHFVGSADYPIGPGFTIVSTFPGGFPPPNERVGSYTLLNLRGGYRFWSNKAELAVSVFNALNDKHKENPLGETIKSRVLCWLTIRLP, via the coding sequence ATGAAAAAGCGTTCTAATTACTCCTTATTCTCCGGTCTCATAGGAGGCATACTGTTCTTCTTTGCCAATACTCTCCTGTATGCAGGTTCAGAAGAACAAAACCAAACGAGTCCGGCAGCCATTGATCTGGACCTCATCAAAGAAGATTTAGAATTCCTCAAAGAAGAAAACGTCAGCATTGCCGCTGCGCATGAGCAGCCCATTTCCGATGCCCCATCCAACGTCTATGTTATCACCGCAGAAGACATCAGCCAGTCCGGTGCCGTGGATCTTCCCACCGTCCTCAGGCGTATACCCGGTCTGGAGGTCATCCAAATGACAGGAGCCCATTTCGATGTCAGCATGCGCGGGGACAATCAAAACAGAGCCAACAAACTCTTGGTGTTGGTGGATGGGCGCTCGATTTACCTGGATCCCCAAGGGGATATGCTATGGAAAGCGATTCCAATAACCTTGCCGGAAATCAAGCAAATCGAAGTACTCAAAGGCCCCGCTTCGGCGATCTATGGATTCAATGCGTATGATGGCGTCATTAATATCATTACGAAGAGCGCGGAAGAAATGAAGGGGCTCACAGTTCAGGCCGGTGGGGGCGAATTTTCAACCGCCATGATTTCAGCCATATATGGGGGACGGTTTGAAGATCTCTCCTATCGCATCTCCTATGGCCACGACCAAACCAATGAATGGGATGACCGCGATAAGAAAGCGTTCGGGTCAAACAAATTCAACATTGCCACGACCTATGCGCTTCCAGGGGATACCGCGGTGAAACTCTCCGGAGGGTTTTTAACTTCAAGTCAGTATGATGGGCCGATCGTTGACATAGTCGACATCTCCTCGCAGAAACCTGAGCAGGGGTATGTTAATGCGGCCTACGAGGGAGCCAACTATTTTCTCAGGGGATATTGGACCAACCTCCATCAGCCAAGCGACGTTAACGCCTTTTCGCCTCAAATTTCCCCCTTTATAAGTTTCTTTAGTCCCCAAAACGGTAGTTCTGAGCAAGTCCTGAATTGGAATAGCTATAACGTGGAGGGTCAGCACCGCCTGGAAATAGGGGCAACCAACCAACTGACCTATGGCTTCAATTATCGATACAACAGCACGACCAGCAACTTCCTCTCCGGCTCTAACCATGAAAACCGGCTGGGTCTATACGTGCAAGAGGAATGGGAACCCATTTCGATGCTTACCGCAGTGGCGGGGCTTCGTTTTGATATGGACACCTATATCAATCCGACCTATAGCCCGCGGGGCTCTCTCATTTTCAAACCTTCTGAAAACCATGCCTTTCGACTGACAGCCGCGATAGCCTACCGCGCTCCCACGATTTTTGAAACGCATACGGACTCACGAGCGAACTTCTTCTTTCCGGGAATTCCCCCATTTGTTCCTCCATTTACCACGGTGAATTCCTTAACCGGAAACCAGAATCTTAAACCGGAGAAAATCACGTCATATGAGCTTTCTTATCAGGGGTGGTATTTCAAACACCGTCTCAGAACCCGAGCTTCCCTCTTCCTGAATAATCTTAAAGATCTGATTGCACAAGTACCTGTGGGAAATACCGTAAATCTCACCTTCGACAACGCCCCTGGGGAAGCCACCATTAAAGGTGTCGAGGCGGGAGCCGAGTATCTGGCGATGCCCTGGCTGACAGGCTTTGCAAATTTCTCGTACCAGGATATCAGCCAGAGCTTGACAGGCATTGCGAGGCGCGGTGGCCCACAATGGAAAGTCAATGGAGGCCTGCGGGCCGATCTGGACAATGGTCTCAACGGAGAAGCCGCCGTTCATTTTGTGGGATCCGCGGATTATCCCATCGGCCCAGGCTTCACCATTGTTTCGACGTTTCCCGGCGGTTTTCCCCCGCCGAACGAGAGGGTCGGTAGCTATACCCTACTCAACCTTCGTGGAGGCTATCGGTTCTGGAGCAATAAGGCCGAATTAGCGGTATCGGTGTTCAATGCCCTGAATGACAAACATAAAGAAAATCCACTCGGGGAAACAATCAAAAGCCGGGTGCTGTGCTGGCTGACCATTAGGTTACCGTAA
- a CDS encoding phosphatidylglycerol lysyltransferase domain-containing protein, whose product MSIHLSPLTLKDQVHLNQAIASTSIGGKTPLSTWSFPPHYIWKDLFTFSWTDIDGWLCLFAEYSDGIFMPLPPVGPCSDSGSSSGSPLKNVLSQVMAYMKIRNRGSHVTRIENIPAALKEEIQGWGYTLTPKDSDYLYRTADLIHLKGNPYKSQRAACNRFIRTHRIHIAPYQSTDREECLALFHRWVHQKENIPISRLGPNEDVARMMLRDSANAHRVTLQEHRELGLAGRIVWVDGAVKAYTFGFPQSSEVFCVLLEIADRSVYGLAQYLFREFCREFQAYPLINTMDDSGLPALARTKLAYHPCQLVPNYIAQPS is encoded by the coding sequence ATGTCCATTCACCTCAGTCCCTTGACCCTAAAAGATCAGGTTCATCTGAATCAGGCCATTGCCTCCACATCTATCGGGGGGAAAACCCCCTTGAGTACCTGGTCATTTCCACCCCATTATATCTGGAAAGACCTGTTTACCTTTTCCTGGACGGACATTGACGGCTGGCTATGCCTCTTCGCGGAATATTCCGATGGGATCTTTATGCCTCTGCCCCCTGTCGGACCTTGCTCAGACAGTGGATCCTCATCCGGCAGCCCTCTCAAAAATGTGCTAAGTCAGGTTATGGCGTATATGAAAATCCGGAATCGTGGATCCCATGTGACGCGAATCGAAAACATTCCCGCTGCTTTAAAAGAAGAGATTCAAGGATGGGGATACACCCTCACACCAAAAGATTCGGATTACCTCTATCGCACTGCCGATCTCATTCACCTGAAAGGCAATCCCTACAAATCCCAACGCGCCGCGTGCAATCGATTTATTCGCACACACCGCATTCATATTGCCCCTTACCAGAGCACCGATCGTGAGGAGTGCCTCGCCCTTTTTCACCGTTGGGTCCATCAAAAGGAAAATATCCCTATTTCCCGACTAGGACCCAACGAAGATGTGGCTCGCATGATGCTTCGGGATTCCGCTAATGCCCATCGAGTCACCCTCCAGGAACATCGTGAACTCGGTCTTGCCGGGCGAATCGTGTGGGTGGATGGAGCTGTCAAAGCCTATACGTTCGGGTTCCCACAATCCTCTGAAGTGTTTTGTGTCTTGCTGGAGATAGCAGATCGTTCAGTCTACGGGTTAGCCCAATATCTTTTCCGTGAATTCTGTCGCGAGTTTCAGGCCTATCCATTGATAAATACGATGGATGATTCAGGTCTGCCGGCTTTAGCAAGAACAAAACTGGCCTATCATCCCTGCCAATTAGTGCCAAACTACATTGCCCAGCCTTCATGA
- a CDS encoding methyltransferase domain-containing protein, producing MFTVMGTTSKKSLYESLLNGHGKLRKPGATTYLRPRTREIEQRELLSEFSSVDGADDPQSLIRFLDQTTGNPQYRASQQALIQMFSPGKGARLLDVGCGIGHDAFALGETVGNKGQVIGIDASQLLLNEARKRAKELPINVEFFLGDAQQLEFPDRTFDGCWASRVFMHLPNPPKAAREMFRVLKSGGTILSLEADWDTLVITTGSARRSTMLRRLLQNSIRHPGMGHALPVIFKEAGFRDIAVGAGTYVFSDLAQANLAWRIVPTVALAVKAGKLSGQKAETLLQELAEDNTAGKFFGAATGFYIMGIRP from the coding sequence ATGTTTACTGTAATGGGAACGACGAGCAAGAAATCGCTTTACGAAAGCCTACTCAATGGCCACGGAAAGTTGAGGAAGCCTGGCGCAACCACGTATTTACGGCCAAGAACAAGAGAAATAGAGCAAAGGGAATTACTTAGCGAGTTTTCCTCTGTCGATGGGGCGGACGATCCCCAAAGCTTGATTCGGTTTCTTGATCAGACAACCGGCAATCCGCAATATCGGGCCAGCCAGCAGGCACTCATACAGATGTTCAGTCCCGGAAAAGGGGCTCGGCTCTTAGACGTGGGATGCGGAATAGGCCATGATGCCTTCGCGTTAGGAGAGACGGTCGGGAATAAAGGCCAAGTCATCGGGATCGATGCCAGCCAACTCCTACTCAACGAAGCCAGGAAACGGGCCAAAGAACTGCCCATCAATGTGGAATTTTTCCTGGGGGACGCGCAGCAACTTGAGTTTCCCGATCGCACTTTTGACGGATGCTGGGCCAGCCGTGTGTTCATGCATCTTCCCAACCCTCCAAAGGCCGCACGGGAGATGTTTCGCGTCCTCAAATCCGGCGGAACAATTCTCTCGCTGGAAGCCGACTGGGACACTCTGGTCATCACCACCGGCAGTGCCAGGCGAAGCACCATGCTCCGCAGACTCCTTCAAAACAGTATTCGGCATCCGGGAATGGGACATGCCCTTCCGGTGATCTTTAAAGAAGCCGGATTCAGGGACATCGCAGTGGGGGCAGGAACCTATGTATTTTCCGACTTGGCCCAGGCCAACCTAGCCTGGAGGATCGTGCCGACCGTGGCCCTTGCCGTGAAGGCAGGCAAACTTTCTGGCCAAAAGGCAGAAACCTTATTGCAGGAATTGGCAGAGGATAATACGGCAGGGAAATTTTTCGGGGCGGCAACCGGATTTTATATTATGGGGATTAGGCCATGA
- a CDS encoding TIGR04282 family arsenosugar biosynthesis glycosyltransferase — MTPSGNDPALRRSRPSPQGQGKGHRSLPPAMSAIIVFAKAPVAGQVKTRLCPPLTPDEAASLHGSLILDILERCQSLKEYDRILAGTPSHHHPFFRAMEARFKIPVWDQQGEDLGERMAGVFKQALGAPYRSAVVIGTDIPGIHGPLLKSAVKGLEDHDVVLGPTGDGGYYLIGLRSPVPDLFENMPWSTDQVFANTKQRVQELGLSLKVLPPLRDLDTVEDLQLFIREAKDRQNQTFSSRTKNVLQELAARLTNRE; from the coding sequence ATGACACCGTCCGGTAACGACCCAGCTCTACGTCGATCACGCCCATCACCGCAGGGCCAGGGGAAAGGACATCGAAGCCTCCCGCCTGCGATGTCGGCGATTATTGTCTTTGCGAAGGCACCGGTTGCCGGGCAGGTCAAAACACGTCTGTGTCCTCCTCTCACGCCTGATGAGGCAGCCAGTCTCCACGGAAGTCTCATCTTGGATATCTTAGAGCGATGTCAATCTCTCAAAGAATACGATCGGATTCTGGCCGGAACGCCCTCTCACCATCATCCATTCTTTCGGGCCATGGAGGCTCGATTCAAAATCCCTGTCTGGGATCAACAGGGGGAGGACCTGGGAGAGCGCATGGCCGGGGTTTTTAAACAGGCCCTTGGAGCACCCTATCGTTCGGCTGTGGTTATTGGCACCGACATTCCCGGGATTCATGGACCACTGCTGAAATCAGCCGTGAAGGGCTTGGAGGATCATGATGTGGTGCTGGGCCCCACAGGGGATGGTGGATATTATTTAATCGGTCTGCGATCACCTGTTCCAGACCTGTTTGAGAATATGCCATGGTCCACTGATCAGGTGTTTGCGAATACCAAACAGAGAGTTCAGGAGTTGGGTTTATCTTTGAAGGTTTTACCGCCTCTACGAGATCTCGATACGGTTGAGGATCTTCAACTATTTATCCGGGAAGCCAAGGACCGGCAGAATCAAACATTTTCTTCTCGTACGAAAAACGTGTTGCAAGAATTAGCAGCACGATTGACCAACCGTGAATAA